The sequence below is a genomic window from Deltaproteobacteria bacterium.
TTCCCTATTGCCTATCGCCTATTGCCTGCTTTTAAGCTACAAACAATTCTTTAAAATCATCCAAAGCCTTTTTCAGCTTCGGTTTAACGGCATCGTCTATTGCCTTCTTTTCTTTAAGTTCCTTAATCAACTCAGGGTGTCTTGTGTCAAAAAATGTATAAAGCTCTTCCTCGTATTTTTTCAGGGCTGAGACAGGATAGCCGTCTATATAGCCGTTTGTTGCGGCATAGATAATCAATACCTGCTTT
It includes:
- a CDS encoding F0F1 ATP synthase subunit alpha (produces ATP from ADP in the presence of a proton gradient across the membrane; the alpha chain is a catalytic subunit): KQVAGTLRLELAQYRELAAFAQFGSDLDPATQRQLARGSRLVEILKQGQYKPLTVEKQVLIIYAATNGYIDGYPVSALKKYEEELYTFFDTRHPELIKELKEKKAIDDAVKPKLKKALDDFKELFVA